A genomic stretch from Thauera sp. GDN1 includes:
- a CDS encoding nuclear transport factor 2 family protein: protein MDNSATAICNLLYRYAEAIDEGRLEDAAALFRHARIETGAAGPLDADGLLALWRKILVIHPCGTPRTRHLVTNPILDIDEAAGTATSRSCFTVMQATDDLPLQIIASGRYQDRFARIDGEWCFVARDYRKLDFIGDLSRHLNIAIKPRSRP from the coding sequence ATGGACAATTCCGCCACCGCGATCTGCAACCTCCTCTACCGCTACGCGGAAGCGATCGACGAAGGCCGCCTGGAAGACGCAGCCGCCCTCTTCCGCCATGCCCGCATCGAGACCGGTGCCGCCGGCCCGCTCGACGCCGACGGCCTGCTCGCCCTGTGGCGCAAGATCCTGGTGATCCACCCCTGCGGCACGCCGCGCACACGTCACCTGGTCACCAACCCCATCCTCGACATCGACGAGGCCGCCGGCACGGCCACGAGCCGCTCATGCTTCACGGTGATGCAGGCCACCGACGACCTGCCACTGCAGATCATCGCCAGCGGCCGCTACCAGGACCGCTTCGCGCGCATCGACGGCGAATGGTGCTTCGTCGCGCGCGACTACCGTAAGCTCGACTTCATCGGGGATCTGAGCCGGCACCTGAACATCGCGATCAAGCCTCGGTCGCGCCCCTGA
- a CDS encoding nuclear transport factor 2 family protein → MTIPAPQADLLARIDRLESIDAIRQLAAKYSLSLDMRDLDAHVNLFAPDIRVGREKIGRAHLKAWVDDTLRNQFSGTSHHLGQHIIEFSDPDHAFGVVYSKNEHETGPEWVIMQMLYWDDYERIDGRWYFRRRLPCYWYATDLNKPPIGDRKMRWPGREPYQGTFHDLFPSWKEFWSERPEKNELPEVAAPAAIDRFLVTLRRGAPDPRIRVR, encoded by the coding sequence ATGACGATCCCCGCACCGCAGGCCGACCTGCTCGCCCGCATCGACCGCCTCGAGTCGATCGACGCCATCCGCCAGCTGGCCGCCAAGTATTCGCTGTCGCTCGACATGCGCGACCTCGATGCCCATGTAAACCTCTTTGCGCCCGACATCCGCGTCGGTCGCGAGAAGATCGGCCGTGCGCACCTGAAGGCCTGGGTCGACGACACCCTGCGCAACCAGTTCTCGGGAACATCCCACCACCTCGGTCAGCACATCATCGAGTTTTCCGACCCGGACCATGCCTTCGGCGTGGTGTATTCGAAGAACGAGCACGAGACCGGTCCGGAGTGGGTCATCATGCAGATGTTGTACTGGGACGATTACGAGCGCATCGACGGGCGCTGGTATTTCCGCCGTCGCCTGCCGTGCTACTGGTATGCGACCGACCTGAACAAGCCGCCGATCGGCGACCGCAAGATGCGCTGGCCGGGACGCGAGCCCTACCAGGGGACCTTCCACGACCTTTTCCCGTCGTGGAAGGAGTTCTGGTCCGAGCGTCCGGAAAAGAACGAACTGCCGGAGGTCGCCGCGCCGGCCGCGATCGACCGTTTCCTCGTCACGCTGCGGCGTGGCGCTCCCGACCCCCGGATCCGCGTGCGCTGA
- a CDS encoding FAD-dependent oxidoreductase: MGSFENLLQPGRIGKMEVRNRIVMAPMGSNFAEADGTCGERIQAYYEARAAGGAGLLTMGVVAIAYPHGTAEPYQVGLSDDRFIPGLKGIVDRVHKHGAKIAAQLQHAGKNSVRDLAEGRELWVPSMPPAVKTDMFAALTQEELGAFISSSKGREKAGVKIRVMEKADIAQMIEWFAAAAERAQRAGFDGVELHAAHNYIIAGFLSGYYNRRDDEYGGSIENRGRFMREVIAAVRARVGADYPVWLRLDAYELRTEGGITLEEAKVFARMAADAGCDAVSVSAYANTSTGVAFTEAPLVQQKAGFLQWAAEIKEAVKIPVIAVGRLEPEVADNAIAAGQCDFVGMARKMLADPELPNKLIENRPEDIRPCIYCYACVSQIFINQRVKCAVNPMTGHEAEIRLVPAEKPGHVLVVGGGPAGMEAARAAALRGHKVTLVERSSRLGGTLFFAALAYAENGALLDYLTTQMKKLHVDVRLNTVATPELIRQLGATSVIVATGAERNAPPIPGAEMDHVWSGDELRRLMTDDRADEIARRKLSLTQRALMKAGSLVGVTDSTDAIQNLSRVWMPLGKKVAIIGGGLVGVELAEFLVDRGREVVVLEEGPRLGRELSIVRRWRVLDTLREHGVALHTKVKIASIDKKAVRYADAEGVQHTLAADSVVLAVGARPDDSLARSLEAAGVPVSSVGDGAQIGYIEGAVKSGMLAGLSA; this comes from the coding sequence ATGGGATCCTTCGAAAACCTGCTGCAGCCCGGCCGCATCGGCAAGATGGAAGTGCGCAACCGCATCGTGATGGCGCCGATGGGGTCGAACTTCGCCGAAGCCGACGGCACCTGCGGCGAGCGCATCCAGGCCTATTACGAAGCGCGCGCCGCGGGCGGCGCCGGCCTGCTGACTATGGGCGTGGTCGCCATCGCCTATCCGCACGGCACCGCCGAGCCCTACCAGGTGGGCCTCTCGGACGACAGGTTCATCCCCGGCCTGAAGGGCATCGTCGACCGCGTGCATAAGCACGGCGCGAAGATCGCCGCGCAGCTGCAGCACGCCGGCAAGAACTCGGTGCGCGACCTCGCCGAGGGCCGCGAGCTGTGGGTGCCGTCCATGCCGCCGGCGGTGAAGACCGACATGTTCGCCGCGCTGACGCAGGAGGAGCTCGGCGCCTTCATCAGCTCGTCGAAGGGCCGCGAGAAGGCCGGCGTGAAGATCCGCGTGATGGAGAAGGCCGACATCGCGCAGATGATCGAATGGTTCGCCGCCGCGGCCGAGCGCGCCCAGCGCGCCGGCTTCGATGGCGTCGAACTGCACGCCGCACACAACTACATCATTGCCGGCTTCCTGTCGGGCTACTACAACAGGCGCGATGACGAATACGGCGGCTCGATCGAGAACCGTGGCCGCTTCATGCGCGAGGTGATCGCCGCCGTGCGCGCGCGCGTCGGCGCCGACTACCCGGTGTGGCTGCGCCTGGACGCCTATGAGCTGCGCACCGAGGGCGGCATCACGCTGGAAGAGGCGAAGGTCTTCGCGCGCATGGCCGCCGACGCCGGCTGCGACGCGGTGAGCGTCTCGGCCTATGCCAACACCAGCACCGGCGTGGCCTTCACCGAAGCGCCGCTGGTGCAGCAGAAAGCCGGTTTCCTGCAATGGGCGGCCGAGATCAAGGAGGCGGTGAAGATCCCGGTGATCGCCGTCGGCCGCCTCGAGCCCGAGGTCGCCGACAACGCCATCGCCGCCGGCCAGTGCGATTTTGTCGGCATGGCGCGCAAGATGCTGGCCGACCCTGAACTCCCGAACAAGCTCATCGAGAACCGCCCCGAAGACATCCGGCCCTGCATCTACTGCTACGCCTGTGTCAGCCAGATCTTCATCAACCAGCGCGTCAAGTGCGCAGTGAATCCGATGACCGGCCACGAGGCCGAGATCCGCCTCGTGCCGGCGGAAAAGCCCGGCCACGTGCTGGTCGTCGGCGGCGGCCCGGCGGGCATGGAGGCCGCGCGCGCCGCCGCGCTGCGCGGTCACAAGGTCACCCTGGTCGAACGCAGCAGCCGGCTGGGCGGCACGCTGTTCTTCGCCGCGCTGGCCTACGCCGAGAACGGCGCCCTGCTCGACTACCTGACCACGCAGATGAAGAAGCTGCACGTCGATGTCCGCCTGAACACCGTCGCCACGCCGGAACTCATCCGCCAGCTCGGTGCCACTTCGGTGATCGTCGCCACTGGCGCCGAGCGCAACGCACCGCCCATTCCCGGCGCCGAGATGGACCACGTGTGGTCGGGCGACGAGCTGCGCCGCCTGATGACCGACGACCGGGCGGACGAGATCGCCAGGCGCAAGCTGTCGCTCACCCAGCGCGCTCTGATGAAAGCCGGCAGCCTGGTCGGCGTCACCGACAGCACCGACGCCATCCAGAACCTGTCGCGGGTGTGGATGCCGCTGGGCAAGAAGGTCGCGATCATCGGCGGCGGGCTGGTCGGCGTCGAGCTCGCCGAGTTCCTGGTCGACCGCGGCCGCGAAGTCGTCGTGCTGGAAGAAGGCCCCCGCCTGGGCCGCGAGCTCTCGATCGTGCGCCGCTGGCGCGTCCTCGACACCCTGCGCGAGCACGGCGTGGCGCTGCACACCAAGGTGAAGATCGCCTCGATCGACAAGAAGGCGGTGCGCTATGCCGACGCCGAGGGCGTCCAGCACACGCTGGCGGCCGATTCGGTGGTGCTCGCCGTCGGCGCCCGCCCGGACGACAGCCTGGCGCGCTCGCTGGAAGCGGCCGGCGTGCCGGTCAGTTCGGTGGGCGACGGCGCGCAGATCGGCTACATCGAAGGCGCCGTCAAGTCGGGCATGCTCGCCGGCCTCAGCGCCTGA
- the nhaA gene encoding Na+/H+ antiporter NhaA, translating to MHDELQPNADLDRLPRESIHRLTEPFARFLRIESAGGAILLACTVAALVLSNSPWAHDFLAVWETPVGLRVGSLEFARALKEWINDGLMTLFFFVVAAELKRELVLGELRSPRMAALAISAALGGMVVPAGLYLVLQWGLPGEGGWGTVMATDTAFVIGCLALMGTRLPHSLRIFMLSTAIVDDIGAIMVVAIGYSSHIAWDALAFGALGIGGVGVMAQVGIRSILAFLLVGCFVWLAIDASGIHTTITGVILGLMTPARRWVSDRRLYAILGRVIAHPSGAEGSGDTKDRHTLHAAELAARESLSPAERVQKALHPWVGFIVMPLFALANAGVPLSMGDLGSSVTFAIVIAFTLGKPIGVLSFSWLAVRLGVAIRPPGLSWALLAGGSLLAGIGFTMALFIANLAFDKTLIDQAKIGILLASVLSAAGGLTLLTWVGSGRRLHEVDPD from the coding sequence ATGCATGATGAGCTGCAGCCTAATGCGGATCTCGATCGGCTGCCGAGGGAGTCTATCCATCGGCTGACCGAGCCGTTCGCACGCTTCCTGCGCATCGAGTCAGCTGGCGGCGCCATACTTCTGGCGTGCACCGTCGCCGCGCTTGTCCTGTCCAACTCACCGTGGGCCCATGATTTCCTGGCAGTCTGGGAGACCCCGGTGGGCCTCCGGGTCGGCTCGCTGGAATTCGCGCGCGCGCTCAAGGAGTGGATCAACGACGGATTGATGACGCTCTTCTTCTTTGTGGTCGCCGCAGAGCTCAAACGTGAGTTGGTCCTGGGCGAGCTGCGTTCCCCTCGCATGGCCGCGTTGGCCATTTCCGCCGCTCTGGGCGGCATGGTGGTTCCTGCTGGCCTGTATCTCGTGCTGCAGTGGGGTTTGCCAGGTGAGGGGGGATGGGGCACCGTCATGGCGACCGATACCGCCTTTGTAATAGGGTGCCTCGCCCTAATGGGAACGCGCCTTCCGCACAGCCTGCGCATCTTCATGCTATCTACGGCGATCGTGGACGACATCGGCGCCATCATGGTGGTAGCGATCGGTTACAGCAGTCACATCGCCTGGGACGCCCTCGCTTTCGGGGCGCTCGGCATCGGGGGCGTGGGGGTCATGGCGCAGGTCGGAATTCGAAGCATTCTGGCCTTTCTCCTGGTGGGCTGTTTCGTTTGGCTGGCCATCGATGCCTCCGGCATTCATACGACGATCACCGGGGTAATACTGGGGTTAATGACGCCTGCTCGCCGATGGGTCAGCGATCGGCGCCTATACGCCATACTGGGCCGAGTCATCGCCCATCCATCGGGAGCAGAAGGAAGCGGGGACACAAAGGACCGCCATACCTTGCACGCGGCGGAGTTGGCCGCCCGTGAGTCCCTCTCCCCGGCCGAACGGGTTCAAAAGGCTCTGCACCCTTGGGTCGGCTTCATTGTGATGCCGCTGTTTGCGCTCGCTAACGCGGGTGTGCCCCTGTCGATGGGTGACCTCGGCAGTTCCGTCACTTTCGCGATAGTCATCGCCTTCACCCTCGGCAAACCCATCGGCGTGCTTTCGTTCAGCTGGCTCGCTGTGCGGCTAGGTGTCGCAATACGCCCTCCAGGACTGAGTTGGGCGTTGCTGGCGGGGGGTAGCTTGCTCGCCGGAATTGGCTTCACGATGGCGCTGTTCATTGCCAATTTGGCTTTCGATAAGACCCTCATTGACCAAGCAAAAATTGGAATTTTGCTGGCATCGGTTCTGTCCGCAGCGGGGGGGCTCACCTTGTTGACGTGGGTGGGCAGCGGGCGGCGGCTTCACGAAGTGGATCCCGACTGA
- a CDS encoding SDR family NAD(P)-dependent oxidoreductase: MGFADKVVFVTGAGQGMGRAIVRHFGAGGAKVVAADINADAAAAAVADFGANGFALACNVADPASVRSAFAAVAERFGRLDVVVNSAGIGSVDAFLDTPDENWMRVVAVNLTGTFLCCREGARLMQQCGAKGAIINVSSTAAMSGEGPSHYCASKAGVMGLTRSIARELATSGIRVNTIVPGPTNTPMMAGIPDEWMQSMIKAIPLGRMCEPEEIARVAAFLASDDAGFITGQNLAVNGGMAFI, translated from the coding sequence ATGGGTTTTGCGGACAAGGTTGTTTTCGTGACCGGCGCCGGTCAGGGCATGGGTCGGGCGATCGTCCGGCATTTCGGTGCCGGTGGCGCGAAGGTGGTCGCTGCGGACATCAACGCGGATGCGGCTGCGGCGGCGGTGGCCGACTTTGGCGCGAACGGCTTCGCGCTGGCCTGCAACGTGGCTGATCCGGCCTCGGTGAGGTCCGCCTTCGCCGCCGTCGCCGAGCGTTTCGGTCGTCTCGATGTCGTCGTCAACAGCGCCGGTATCGGTTCGGTCGACGCCTTCCTGGATACCCCCGACGAAAACTGGATGCGCGTGGTCGCCGTCAATCTCACCGGCACCTTCCTGTGCTGCCGCGAGGGCGCGCGCCTGATGCAGCAGTGCGGCGCCAAGGGCGCGATCATCAACGTTTCGAGCACCGCCGCGATGTCGGGCGAGGGCCCCAGCCACTATTGCGCCTCCAAGGCCGGCGTCATGGGTCTGACGCGCAGCATCGCGCGCGAGCTGGCCACCAGCGGCATCCGCGTCAACACCATCGTCCCCGGACCGACCAACACCCCGATGATGGCCGGCATCCCCGACGAGTGGATGCAGTCGATGATCAAGGCCATCCCGCTCGGCCGCATGTGCGAGCCGGAGGAGATCGCGCGCGTCGCCGCCTTCCTGGCCAGCGACGATGCGGGTTTCATCACCGGGCAGAACCTCGCCGTCAACGGCGGCATGGCGTTCATCTGA
- a CDS encoding MFS transporter, whose amino-acid sequence MNTSQGPQRRITWHTHYALAMLAIIYVFNYIDRLVISILIEPIKLEFGISDTQIGLLSGVAFAIFYTLFGLPFGRLADRIGRKPVIALACIAWSAMTMLCGVATSFAMLLLFRIGVAVGEAGGTAPSVAMVSDLYPPEKRSRALSVFLMGPSLGAVLGLGLGGWIAQEYGWRTAFIVIGAPGVLLGLLLWLTVRSPAVPVRPQPKAGAPKEDWRTTLREMLATPAFGLVVAAGTLAAVMGYAIGTWNPSFLIHSHGLTMQQAGLLVGLGGGICSTIGTLVCGSVADRLVARDPGWQLLIPVIGCAVSVPLGLAFYLWPADVAFHIGSLPVPEAFLFYLAFSFTAIWWSVPCFGAISHLFPPNRLAQATAIFVMSMTLLGVGLGPIIVGTLSDVFNPELGQEALRYALAASVLLYLVTAGCLLAAVGSYRRKLRANAVPPAAAAAASA is encoded by the coding sequence GTGAACACAAGCCAAGGCCCGCAGCGCCGAATCACCTGGCATACGCACTATGCCCTCGCGATGCTGGCGATCATCTACGTCTTCAATTACATCGATCGCCTGGTGATCTCGATCCTGATCGAGCCGATCAAGCTCGAGTTCGGCATCTCCGACACCCAGATCGGCCTGCTCTCCGGCGTCGCGTTCGCGATCTTCTACACCTTGTTCGGCCTGCCCTTCGGCCGCCTCGCCGACCGCATCGGGCGCAAGCCGGTGATCGCCCTTGCCTGCATCGCATGGAGCGCGATGACCATGCTGTGCGGCGTGGCGACCAGCTTCGCGATGCTGCTGCTGTTCCGCATCGGGGTGGCGGTGGGCGAAGCCGGCGGCACGGCGCCGTCGGTCGCGATGGTGTCCGACCTCTACCCGCCCGAGAAGCGCTCGCGTGCGCTGTCGGTGTTCCTGATGGGGCCGAGCCTCGGCGCCGTCCTCGGCCTGGGCCTGGGTGGCTGGATCGCCCAGGAGTACGGCTGGCGCACCGCCTTCATCGTGATCGGCGCCCCCGGGGTGCTGCTCGGCCTGCTGCTGTGGCTCACCGTGCGCAGCCCCGCCGTCCCGGTGCGCCCCCAGCCGAAGGCCGGCGCGCCGAAGGAGGACTGGCGGACGACGCTGCGCGAGATGCTCGCCACGCCGGCCTTCGGCCTCGTCGTGGCGGCCGGGACCCTGGCCGCGGTCATGGGCTACGCGATCGGCACCTGGAACCCGAGCTTCCTGATCCACTCGCACGGGCTGACCATGCAGCAGGCCGGCCTGCTGGTCGGACTCGGCGGCGGAATCTGCTCGACGATCGGCACACTCGTCTGCGGCAGCGTCGCCGACCGCCTGGTCGCGCGCGACCCGGGCTGGCAGCTGCTGATCCCGGTCATCGGCTGCGCGGTGAGCGTCCCGCTCGGGCTCGCCTTCTACCTGTGGCCGGCCGACGTCGCCTTCCACATCGGCTCGCTGCCGGTTCCGGAAGCCTTCCTGTTCTACCTGGCGTTCAGCTTCACCGCGATCTGGTGGTCGGTCCCCTGCTTCGGCGCCATCAGCCACCTCTTCCCGCCCAACCGCCTGGCTCAGGCGACGGCGATCTTCGTGATGTCGATGACGCTTCTCGGCGTCGGCCTGGGGCCGATCATCGTCGGCACGCTCTCCGACGTCTTCAACCCGGAACTGGGCCAGGAAGCGCTGCGCTACGCGCTGGCGGCTTCGGTCCTGCTGTACCTGGTGACCGCCGGCTGCCTGCTGGCGGCCGTCGGAAGCTATCGCCGCAAGCTGCGCGCCAACGCAGTGCCGCCGGCGGCCGCCGCAGCCGCAAGCGCCTGA
- a CDS encoding alpha/beta hydrolase: MNSPDLPIPLDRFVELDSGLRLHYLDVGEGPVVVWLHGSGPGASGYSNFKGNYPAFAAAGFRNIVLDLPGFGRSDKPADVQYNLDFFVACLNGLLQKIGVTKCTLLGNSLGGAIALGQALAHPDTVERLILMAPGGVEERETYFRMEGIVRMVETFAKGPMGPVEMRHVMSLQVFDPSMLDDTIINERSAIAPSQPANLFSTMMVPNMTTRLHEIKAPIFGFWGTDDKFNPHTGALKVIENAPNARMILLNRCGHWVQVEHSDLFNRSCIDFLTKG; encoded by the coding sequence ATGAACTCACCCGACCTGCCGATTCCCCTCGACCGCTTCGTCGAGCTCGACAGTGGCCTTCGCCTGCACTACCTCGACGTCGGCGAGGGGCCGGTGGTGGTGTGGCTGCACGGCAGCGGGCCGGGCGCGAGCGGCTACAGCAACTTCAAGGGCAACTACCCGGCCTTCGCCGCGGCCGGTTTCCGCAACATCGTGCTCGACCTGCCCGGCTTCGGGCGCTCGGACAAGCCCGCCGACGTGCAATACAACCTCGACTTCTTCGTCGCCTGCCTGAACGGCCTGCTGCAGAAGATCGGCGTCACCAAGTGCACCCTGCTCGGCAACTCGCTCGGCGGCGCGATCGCGCTCGGCCAGGCGCTCGCCCACCCGGACACGGTCGAGCGGCTGATCCTGATGGCACCGGGCGGCGTCGAGGAGCGCGAGACCTACTTCAGGATGGAAGGCATCGTGCGCATGGTCGAGACCTTCGCCAAGGGCCCGATGGGACCGGTCGAGATGCGCCACGTGATGAGCCTGCAGGTGTTCGATCCCTCGATGCTCGACGACACCATCATCAACGAGCGCTCCGCGATCGCCCCCTCGCAGCCGGCCAACCTGTTCTCGACCATGATGGTCCCGAACATGACCACCCGCCTGCACGAGATCAAGGCGCCGATCTTCGGCTTCTGGGGCACCGACGACAAGTTCAACCCCCATACCGGCGCGCTGAAGGTGATCGAGAACGCGCCCAACGCACGCATGATCCTGCTCAACCGCTGCGGCCATTGGGTACAGGTCGAGCACAGCGACCTCTTCAACCGCAGCTGCATCGACTTTCTGACCAAGGGGTGA
- a CDS encoding long-chain-acyl-CoA synthetase, translating to MSDSAVVLNPLATRGKVVPREETQSKLDARSRAANLIKPADHYTVADRLEEQAARFGDRVFLIYGGQRFTYAEVDARANQVAHALHARGLRCGDVCALALENRPEFFFYWFGLAKLGVVIAVINTQVTGRPLAHALESTRARAVVVGEECIENFALTPERPAQPLYLVADSEKPAGAAHRSIVSADITAEVAAAPLGAFPREGRAAVRAEETMLLIFTSGTTGLPKAARYSHMRWMSSGDVMQVTLNVTPDDVFYCCLPLYHGAAATSVTSTALRSGSSIVVRRKFSTREFWTDVRSNGITVFQYIGEICRYLLNAPPQPNDREHSLRSMLGAGLTAESWTRWLERFGPIEVYEGWGSTEANTALINVDNYIGSCGRVPDWNKTNFRLVRYDVETESHPRDENGRYILCQPGEVGEGIAFIVNHPEIGGGRFEGYTSQEATEKKILRNVFTDGDAFWSSGDLLRYDENGYFYFVDRIGDTFRWKSENVSTAEVAEALSDYPGLELINIYGVKVPEHEGRAGMAAVVMQPGHSFDPKTFYDLTEARVPRYAAPQFVRVSSAADLTTTYKLRKVDLQRHGYDPRAFDDPLYVRDERTGTYRPYSDEALKNAGLPPFA from the coding sequence ATGTCCGATTCTGCCGTCGTTCTGAATCCGCTCGCGACCCGCGGCAAGGTGGTCCCGCGCGAAGAAACCCAGTCCAAGCTCGACGCGCGCTCGCGCGCCGCGAACCTCATCAAGCCGGCCGACCATTACACCGTCGCCGATCGCCTCGAAGAGCAGGCCGCGCGTTTCGGCGATCGCGTCTTCCTGATCTACGGCGGACAGCGCTTCACCTACGCCGAGGTCGATGCACGCGCCAACCAGGTGGCCCATGCGCTCCACGCCCGCGGCCTGCGCTGCGGCGACGTCTGTGCGCTGGCGCTCGAGAACCGGCCCGAGTTCTTCTTCTACTGGTTCGGTCTGGCCAAGCTGGGCGTGGTCATTGCGGTCATCAACACGCAGGTGACCGGGCGCCCGCTCGCCCATGCGCTCGAATCGACCCGGGCCCGTGCGGTGGTCGTCGGCGAGGAGTGCATCGAGAACTTCGCGCTCACCCCCGAGCGTCCGGCGCAACCGCTCTATCTGGTTGCCGACTCCGAAAAGCCCGCCGGCGCCGCGCATCGGTCGATCGTCAGTGCCGACATCACGGCCGAGGTCGCGGCTGCGCCGCTTGGCGCATTCCCGCGCGAAGGCCGCGCGGCGGTGCGCGCCGAGGAGACGATGCTGCTGATCTTCACCTCGGGCACCACCGGCCTGCCCAAGGCGGCACGCTACAGCCACATGCGCTGGATGTCGTCCGGCGACGTCATGCAGGTGACCCTGAACGTGACGCCCGACGATGTCTTCTATTGCTGCCTGCCCCTTTACCACGGCGCGGCGGCCACCTCGGTGACGTCCACCGCCCTCCGCTCCGGGAGCAGCATCGTGGTGCGGCGCAAGTTCAGCACCCGCGAGTTCTGGACCGACGTCCGCAGCAACGGCATCACCGTCTTCCAGTACATCGGCGAGATCTGCCGCTACCTGCTTAATGCGCCTCCGCAGCCCAACGACCGTGAACACAGCCTGCGCAGCATGCTCGGCGCCGGACTCACCGCTGAGAGCTGGACGCGCTGGCTCGAGCGCTTCGGTCCGATCGAGGTGTATGAGGGCTGGGGTTCAACCGAGGCGAACACCGCCCTGATCAACGTCGACAACTACATCGGCTCCTGCGGCCGCGTGCCCGACTGGAACAAGACGAACTTCCGTCTGGTGCGCTACGACGTCGAGACCGAATCGCATCCGCGCGACGAGAACGGCCGCTACATCCTGTGCCAGCCGGGCGAGGTGGGCGAGGGCATCGCCTTCATCGTTAATCACCCCGAGATCGGCGGCGGGCGTTTCGAGGGCTATACGTCCCAGGAAGCCACAGAGAAGAAGATCCTGCGCAACGTCTTCACCGACGGCGATGCGTTCTGGAGTTCGGGCGACCTGCTGCGCTACGACGAGAACGGGTATTTCTACTTCGTCGACCGCATCGGCGACACCTTCCGCTGGAAGAGCGAGAACGTGTCGACCGCTGAAGTCGCGGAGGCCCTGTCGGACTATCCGGGCCTCGAGCTCATCAACATCTACGGGGTGAAGGTTCCCGAGCACGAGGGGCGCGCGGGCATGGCAGCGGTGGTGATGCAGCCGGGCCACAGCTTCGATCCGAAGACCTTCTACGACCTGACCGAGGCCCGCGTGCCGCGTTACGCGGCGCCGCAGTTCGTGCGCGTGTCCAGCGCCGCCGACCTCACGACCACGTACAAGCTGCGCAAGGTCGATCTCCAGCGCCACGGCTATGACCCGCGCGCCTTCGACGATCCGCTCTACGTGCGCGACGAGCGCACCGGGACCTATCGCCCCTACTCGGACGAGGCGCTGAAGAACGCGGGCCTGCCGCCCTTCGCTTGA